A single genomic interval of Planktothrix sp. FACHB-1365 harbors:
- the menH gene encoding 2-succinyl-6-hydroxy-2,4-cyclohexadiene-1-carboxylate synthase encodes MPFIRLKNYQFYYTLNGDINQPVILFLHGFLGNSQDFNARIFPLFSQFCCLTIDLPGHGKTQVLGEDSYYTMPQTATALIEVLNHLKIFQCYLMGYSMGGRLGLYLTLHFPEYFQKVILESTSPGLKTESERLKRFICDLQKVEQLQTLDFPSFLEQWYDQPLFKSLKNHPKFKQVFTQRLNNNPLELSKSLRYLGTGNQPSLWEKLPQNKIPLLLLVGESDHKFKRINQEMNILSPLSQLQIVPHCGHNILIENSQAWINAIIKFLSK; translated from the coding sequence ATGCCGTTTATAAGGTTAAAAAATTATCAATTTTATTATACCCTAAACGGTGATATTAATCAACCTGTTATTTTATTTTTACATGGATTTTTGGGAAATAGTCAGGATTTTAACGCTCGAATTTTTCCTCTTTTCTCTCAGTTTTGCTGTTTAACGATTGACCTCCCAGGACATGGCAAAACCCAAGTTTTAGGAGAGGATAGTTATTATACAATGCCACAAACAGCAACGGCGTTAATAGAAGTGTTAAACCATCTGAAGATTTTCCAATGTTATTTAATGGGATATTCTATGGGGGGAAGATTGGGATTATATTTAACGCTGCATTTTCCTGAATATTTTCAAAAAGTCATATTAGAATCCACATCTCCAGGACTGAAAACCGAATCAGAACGATTAAAACGGTTTATTTGTGATCTTCAAAAAGTCGAACAACTGCAAACCTTAGATTTCCCAAGCTTTTTAGAACAGTGGTATGATCAACCTTTGTTTAAAAGCTTAAAAAATCATCCTAAATTTAAACAAGTTTTTACCCAGCGCTTAAACAATAATCCCCTGGAATTATCAAAATCTCTGCGTTATTTAGGAACAGGAAATCAACCTTCACTCTGGGAAAAATTACCCCAGAATAAAATTCCTTTATTGCTGTTAGTTGGAGAATCTGATCATAAATTTAAACGGATTAATCAAGAAATGAACATATTATCTCCCCTTTCCCAGTTGCAAATTGTCCCCCATTGTGGTCATAATATTTTAATCGAAAATTCTCAAGCGTGGATCAATGCCATTATTAAATTTTTATCGAAATGA
- a CDS encoding class I SAM-dependent methyltransferase, which translates to MNPSNPEDTILISQSTNPYASLISELYQQAIQYQESGQFPEAIACYQQLINVDPQFLLAYQRIGYYSLKLEQFQQAVTAYQKVIELNPNEFWAYNNLGEALIKLQRWEEAIPVYEKACQLDPNCFWVYNSLGECLAQTQQWEKAVPIYQKARELDPNYWGVYQKLGELLTTLERWEEVIPIYRRSLELKPDFFWSYIGLSKALIELERWEEAIPVCQQAISIDPNFFWSYINLGDALSQLKRWQEAVNVYTTANQIKSDFFWSYKNLGDGLIQLQRWQEAIQTYQQALELNSTEASCYYNLGLAYLNLEQKKDAITCFETVLKLQPNDSSAQEKLNELIEIPAINSSNPSSHPLEPIDWLKYYPKSRQAPSYVLPKSLSLGKNPQTGKWQFPIPPQEIMLVFVENEEYYLNSGKTQVQVMLSVLRDCGYFLKTGSRILDFGCASGRILRQLADLSEICEIWGTDINADCIAWCQQNMSPPFHFFVGTTMPHLPFEDRYFDLIYAGSVFTHIDDLADAWLLELRRILKPGGLAFITLQERFIFEKIKDSPEQWLSNNNIWPEEQKQACIQNYFEYINQDFGMFTLGRDTRSLVFYDLDYFQAKWKPFFQVLAVKQEAYYWQTGVLLKRL; encoded by the coding sequence ATGAACCCATCTAATCCAGAAGATACTATACTCATTTCCCAATCCACCAATCCCTATGCTTCCCTTATCAGTGAATTATATCAACAGGCAATTCAATATCAAGAAAGTGGACAATTCCCCGAAGCAATCGCCTGTTATCAACAACTGATTAATGTTGATCCTCAATTTCTCTTGGCTTATCAAAGAATTGGCTACTATTCCCTCAAACTTGAACAATTTCAACAAGCCGTTACCGCTTACCAAAAAGTTATTGAATTAAATCCGAATGAATTTTGGGCTTATAATAATTTAGGAGAAGCCTTAATTAAATTACAACGCTGGGAAGAAGCCATTCCTGTCTATGAAAAAGCCTGTCAATTAGATCCAAATTGCTTTTGGGTTTATAATAGTTTAGGAGAATGTTTAGCCCAGACTCAACAATGGGAAAAAGCCGTTCCTATCTATCAAAAAGCGAGGGAATTAGATCCGAACTATTGGGGAGTTTATCAAAAATTAGGAGAACTATTAACGACATTAGAAAGATGGGAAGAAGTTATTCCTATTTATCGCCGTTCCCTGGAATTGAAACCGGACTTTTTTTGGTCATATATTGGCTTAAGTAAAGCATTAATTGAATTAGAGCGATGGGAAGAAGCGATTCCCGTATGTCAACAAGCAATTTCTATTGATCCGAATTTCTTTTGGTCTTATATTAATTTAGGAGATGCTTTATCTCAGTTAAAACGATGGCAAGAAGCGGTTAATGTTTATACCACAGCCAATCAAATTAAATCCGATTTCTTTTGGTCTTATAAAAATTTAGGAGATGGGTTAATTCAATTACAACGATGGCAAGAGGCAATTCAAACTTATCAACAAGCTTTAGAATTGAATTCAACGGAAGCTTCTTGTTATTATAACTTAGGTTTAGCTTATCTTAATTTAGAACAGAAAAAAGATGCAATTACTTGTTTTGAAACTGTGTTAAAACTGCAACCCAATGATAGTTCAGCACAAGAAAAATTAAATGAACTTATCGAAATTCCAGCGATTAATTCTTCCAACCCATCATCACACCCATTAGAACCTATTGACTGGTTAAAGTATTATCCGAAATCGAGACAAGCTCCCTCTTATGTGTTGCCTAAATCCCTTTCTTTGGGTAAAAATCCCCAAACAGGAAAATGGCAATTTCCGATTCCTCCTCAAGAAATTATGTTAGTTTTTGTAGAAAATGAGGAATATTATCTTAACTCGGGAAAAACTCAAGTTCAAGTGATGTTAAGTGTATTGCGAGACTGTGGATATTTTCTCAAAACAGGAAGCCGAATTTTAGATTTTGGATGTGCATCGGGACGTATTCTTCGGCAGTTAGCAGATTTATCCGAGATTTGTGAAATCTGGGGAACGGATATTAATGCTGATTGTATTGCTTGGTGTCAACAAAATATGAGTCCCCCGTTTCATTTTTTTGTTGGGACAACCATGCCCCATTTACCCTTTGAAGATCGCTATTTTGATTTAATTTATGCAGGTTCTGTCTTTACCCATATTGATGATTTAGCGGATGCTTGGTTGTTGGAACTCCGACGCATTTTAAAACCCGGAGGACTAGCTTTTATTACACTGCAAGAACGCTTTATTTTTGAAAAAATTAAGGACTCTCCAGAACAATGGCTTTCTAATAATAATATCTGGCCCGAAGAACAGAAACAAGCTTGCATTCAAAATTATTTTGAATATATTAATCAAGATTTTGGGATGTTTACCTTGGGACGAGATACCCGCTCACTGGTTTTCTATGATTTAGATTATTTTCAAGCAAAATGGAAACCCTTTTTCCAAGTTTTAGCGGTTAAACAAGAAGCTTATTATTGGCAAACTGGAGTCTTATTAAAGCGGTTGTAA
- a CDS encoding TldD/PmbA family protein, which yields MVKTPTQLLACDLATLAIDLIQQAGCEYGDIRFCTYRNQSLHANDRSLSNLIDHQKSGFGVRVLLNGSWGFAASYRQTPEELIRVINLAVEIAKGSRLCQQNPVRLVPVQAYQDSYITPIKIDPFSIPITEKADLLLTINDRLLQYEEQGIRKASSHLQFNQENKLFASTEGSLIEQTIYRSYSGYRCTAVANGDAQSRSYERPPLNLGYEHIDQTDLLSQIERVAEEALEKVYAPKGPSGIQTTLILKPTNLYLTIHESVGHPTELDRVYGYESNFAGTSFATTDQLGTLQYGAPWINFKCDRTQPAGRSTIGYDDEGVPSQEWYVVKDGILVDYLTDRETAYRLGRSSSNGCAFADSWSSLPMVRIPNLGLEPGPEKGSHTATLSAMITDTKEGILIDGIGSFSIDQQRRNFQFGGDGFWQIKNGKIIGMLKDVTYHAMTTDFWNQVDAIGPASEWQQCGTNMCGKGEPLQIAQMTHACVPVRVQNINIGGR from the coding sequence ATGGTAAAAACACCTACACAACTTCTAGCCTGCGATTTAGCCACCCTGGCGATTGATTTGATTCAGCAAGCGGGATGTGAATATGGAGATATTCGTTTTTGTACTTATCGAAATCAAAGCCTTCATGCTAATGATCGCTCCTTAAGTAACCTTATAGATCATCAGAAATCTGGTTTTGGAGTTCGAGTTCTTCTGAATGGATCTTGGGGATTTGCTGCGAGTTATCGTCAAACTCCTGAAGAACTGATTCGAGTGATTAATTTAGCCGTTGAAATTGCCAAAGGAAGTCGTTTATGTCAACAAAACCCTGTGCGTTTAGTTCCTGTTCAAGCTTATCAAGATAGTTATATTACACCCATTAAAATCGATCCCTTTTCTATTCCCATCACCGAAAAAGCCGACTTATTATTAACGATTAATGACCGCTTACTTCAGTATGAAGAACAGGGGATTAGAAAAGCCAGTTCCCATCTCCAATTTAACCAAGAAAACAAACTATTTGCCTCTACAGAAGGGTCATTGATTGAACAAACAATTTATCGCAGTTATAGTGGATATCGCTGTACGGCGGTGGCGAATGGAGATGCTCAAAGCCGCAGTTATGAACGTCCTCCTTTAAATTTAGGTTATGAACATATTGATCAAACGGATTTATTGAGTCAAATTGAACGGGTCGCCGAAGAAGCTCTGGAAAAAGTATATGCTCCTAAAGGGCCGTCAGGGATTCAAACCACATTGATTTTAAAGCCAACTAATCTTTATTTAACCATTCATGAATCCGTTGGTCATCCCACAGAATTAGACCGAGTTTATGGCTATGAATCTAATTTTGCGGGAACCAGTTTTGCCACAACCGATCAATTAGGAACCTTACAATATGGAGCACCTTGGATTAACTTTAAATGCGATCGCACTCAACCGGCTGGACGCAGCACCATTGGCTATGATGATGAAGGGGTTCCTTCTCAAGAATGGTATGTAGTAAAAGATGGAATTTTAGTGGATTATTTAACAGATCGAGAAACCGCTTATCGTTTAGGACGTTCGAGTAGTAATGGGTGTGCTTTTGCCGATAGTTGGTCAAGTTTACCTATGGTGAGAATTCCTAATTTAGGATTAGAACCAGGGCCAGAAAAAGGAAGCCATACCGCTACATTATCCGCGATGATTACTGATACCAAAGAGGGGATTTTAATTGATGGAATTGGAAGTTTTTCCATTGATCAACAACGGCGCAATTTTCAATTTGGTGGGGATGGTTTTTGGCAGATTAAAAATGGCAAAATTATCGGAATGTTAAAAGATGTCACTTACCACGCCATGACCACAGATTTTTGGAATCAAGTCGATGCAATTGGCCCTGCTTCAGAATGGCAACAATGTGGTACTAATATGTGTGGAAAAGGCGAACCCTTACAAATTGCTCAAATGACTCATGCTTGTGTTCCCGTGCGGGTACAAAATATTAATATTGGAGGGAGATAA
- a CDS encoding DUF459 domain-containing protein, producing MKDREFLLLVCLVSLTLIFSNFSLFLKSIASSSFLQPPLKQAAQQLKLEGFRQTEQAFWNQIKEVNLDQLSPPTEIANLNSGELSPQQKPLTTPNPQPTQKPISSAAKKPVSLPPKPKPPVEKPYTRFLFVGDSIMFDLGVKLQYNLRKTYKISNTKLDYKVSSGLNRIDYYNWYNRTTTLLKSYKPDVIVILFGGNDGQDIIDKNGRYYPLFTPGWEKAYQERVERYAKLLSTSSVRKVYWVGQPMSRRPRYNRIFSVLNKIYGTVSQAYPKIEYISTWGTFASGGKYAALVADKSGKRRSVKINDGVHFTSHGANIISEVVLEQMKKDKIVTIKSKPSKPASPQPKLTPSSVSKSPTQKSAQTP from the coding sequence ATGAAAGATCGAGAATTCTTACTGCTGGTTTGTTTAGTCAGTTTGACTTTAATTTTTTCTAATTTTTCCTTATTTCTCAAAAGTATTGCATCCAGTTCCTTTCTACAACCTCCCCTTAAACAAGCTGCACAACAGTTAAAATTAGAGGGATTTCGTCAAACCGAACAAGCATTTTGGAACCAAATTAAAGAGGTTAATTTAGATCAACTTTCTCCCCCAACTGAAATCGCAAACTTGAACAGTGGAGAGCTTTCTCCCCAACAAAAACCCTTGACAACTCCAAATCCTCAACCGACTCAAAAACCGATTTCCTCTGCTGCTAAAAAACCCGTTTCTCTTCCTCCCAAACCTAAACCTCCAGTGGAAAAACCCTATACCCGCTTTTTATTTGTGGGTGATTCCATTATGTTTGATTTAGGAGTCAAGCTTCAATATAATCTTCGCAAAACCTATAAAATTAGTAATACCAAATTAGATTATAAAGTTTCTAGTGGGCTGAATCGAATCGATTATTATAATTGGTATAATCGCACAACAACCTTGCTCAAAAGTTATAAACCCGATGTAATTGTTATTTTATTTGGGGGGAATGATGGTCAAGATATTATCGACAAAAATGGACGTTATTACCCCTTATTTACACCCGGATGGGAGAAAGCTTATCAAGAACGAGTTGAACGTTATGCTAAATTACTCTCCACCTCTTCGGTGAGAAAAGTTTATTGGGTGGGTCAACCCATGTCAAGACGACCTCGTTATAATCGGATCTTTAGTGTGTTGAATAAAATCTATGGAACTGTCAGCCAAGCTTACCCCAAAATCGAATATATTTCAACCTGGGGAACCTTTGCATCAGGAGGAAAATATGCCGCCCTTGTTGCCGATAAATCAGGTAAACGCCGATCTGTTAAAATCAATGATGGGGTTCATTTTACCTCTCATGGAGCTAACATTATTAGCGAGGTTGTCTTAGAGCAAATGAAAAAAGATAAAATTGTTACCATTAAATCAAAACCTTCTAAACCGGCTTCACCCCAGCCCAAATTAACGCCTTCCTCTGTTTCTAAATCTCCTACCCAAAAATCTGCTCAGACCCCCTGA
- a CDS encoding MBOAT family protein: MLFPTYSFLIFFIIVFSLGISLKKQVGLYKAFLLVANLIFYSFWGLNFLIFLLINIGINYGILLGLRSRSTTAKFWLIGGIVFNILYLGTFKYYNFFVDSFLEIFSFLPFVSTFQPLEILVPVGVSFYTFRIISHLVDCYRQTLAFPRWIDYAIYISYFPQIASGPIARAKEFYQQLNSSQKYDYKIEEVIVLILSGLFKKYTLSSFLFNFTQLPFSDPGSYSRGDLILAAISYSCLIYVDFSGYSDLSNAISSVFGFRPIQNFNCPYRSFSLQEFWHRWHISLSEWLRDYLYIPLGGNRHGKQRKYLNLFLTMLPGGFWHGAGLNFIIWGGLHGLGLGVNHYFKEEITPRLTLQPSAIVSSIISVLNWGLTFGFVTLSWIFFQSPNLETALNFMQGIWSSDVQMVQFNVWQLYLVIFIILVLINFYGKAITSALIRLFSLKNIFFRIVLTSGFVYSILMLGPNSVPPFIYFNF; this comes from the coding sequence ATGTTATTTCCAACTTATTCATTTTTAATTTTTTTTATTATTGTTTTTAGTTTGGGGATTTCTTTAAAAAAACAAGTGGGTTTATATAAAGCTTTTTTATTAGTAGCAAACTTAATTTTTTACTCTTTTTGGGGATTGAATTTCTTAATTTTTCTGTTAATCAATATTGGAATTAATTATGGAATACTTTTAGGGTTAAGATCTCGCTCCACAACTGCTAAATTCTGGTTAATAGGAGGAATAGTTTTTAATATATTGTATTTAGGAACCTTTAAGTATTATAATTTTTTTGTTGATAGTTTCTTAGAAATATTTTCTTTTTTACCTTTTGTTTCTACCTTTCAACCCTTAGAAATTTTAGTTCCTGTTGGGGTTTCTTTCTATACGTTTAGAATAATTTCTCACCTCGTTGATTGCTATCGTCAAACCCTGGCTTTTCCCCGGTGGATTGATTATGCAATTTATATTAGTTATTTTCCGCAAATTGCCTCTGGCCCCATTGCACGAGCAAAGGAATTTTATCAACAACTCAATTCTTCTCAAAAATATGATTATAAAATAGAAGAAGTCATTGTCTTAATTTTATCAGGACTCTTTAAAAAATATACCTTATCCAGTTTTCTGTTTAACTTTACTCAACTTCCTTTTTCTGACCCAGGTTCCTATTCTCGCGGGGATTTAATTTTAGCAGCAATTTCCTACTCTTGTTTAATTTATGTCGATTTTAGTGGGTATTCCGATTTATCGAATGCAATTTCTAGTGTATTTGGGTTCCGTCCTATTCAAAATTTTAACTGTCCCTATCGTTCCTTTAGTTTACAAGAATTCTGGCATCGATGGCATATTAGTTTATCAGAATGGTTGAGAGATTATCTCTATATTCCTTTGGGGGGAAATCGACATGGAAAACAACGAAAATATCTCAATTTATTCTTAACGATGTTGCCAGGAGGATTTTGGCATGGGGCGGGGTTAAACTTTATAATTTGGGGAGGATTACATGGTTTAGGATTAGGCGTTAATCATTACTTTAAAGAAGAAATAACTCCCCGTTTGACTCTTCAACCTTCTGCAATAGTATCCTCAATAATTTCCGTTTTAAATTGGGGTTTAACCTTTGGGTTTGTTACCTTGAGTTGGATTTTCTTCCAATCTCCTAATCTGGAAACAGCCTTAAATTTTATGCAAGGAATTTGGAGTTCAGACGTTCAGATGGTTCAATTTAATGTTTGGCAGCTTTATCTGGTTATTTTTATTATTTTAGTTTTAATTAATTTCTATGGTAAAGCCATTACCTCAGCTTTGATTCGCTTATTTTCTTTAAAAAATATCTTCTTTAGGATTGTTTTAACCTCTGGATTTGTGTATTCTATTCTTATGCTCGGCCCGAATAGCGTTCCTCCCTTTATCTATTTTAATTTTTAA
- a CDS encoding type II toxin-antitoxin system VapC family toxin gives MIVILDSGVLGLLVSPIKESSKLEDSITYQCGEWFYSLLAKGVYVVTSDISDYEVRRKLIHIKSESLVELDRLRNDGIIDFLPLTPEVMQKAAQCWAEVREKNISTADIKNIDADMIIVAQWSILCEEYPGQRVFIATTNVKHLKILAQDNAQEWMNIKV, from the coding sequence ATGATTGTTATTTTAGATTCAGGTGTACTGGGTTTATTGGTTAGTCCTATTAAAGAAAGTTCAAAATTAGAGGATAGTATAACTTATCAATGTGGAGAATGGTTTTATTCTCTTCTTGCTAAAGGAGTTTATGTTGTAACATCAGATATTTCTGATTATGAGGTTAGAAGAAAACTGATTCACATTAAAAGTGAAAGTCTAGTTGAGCTAGATCGCTTAAGAAATGATGGAATTATTGATTTTTTACCCCTGACTCCAGAGGTCATGCAAAAAGCTGCTCAATGTTGGGCTGAAGTTCGAGAAAAAAATATTTCTACAGCAGATATTAAGAATATTGATGCAGATATGATAATTGTTGCTCAATGGAGTATTTTGTGTGAAGAGTACCCAGGACAAAGGGTTTTTATTGCAACTACTAATGTTAAGCATTTAAAAATATTAGCTCAAGATAATGCTCAAGAATGGATGAATATAAAAGTTTAG